One genomic segment of Amycolatopsis sp. Hca4 includes these proteins:
- a CDS encoding DUF2231 domain-containing protein — translation MDPTRDGHARSKPAWPHRVLRKAEDAGALDGPAARLGRLLNSENGVTRQLRGRALGHPLHPLAVTVPIGAWLCSAVFDLLPDGRDAARRLVATGLLTAPAAMVLGLADYSGLDVRQRRVGLVHAVANATATALFGASYLARRRGRGGRFLAVLGLTATSAGGALGGHLSYAQGAGVFRWQPLDDLAPAELAGEDPARPRNPA, via the coding sequence ATGGATCCCACGCGCGATGGTCACGCCCGGTCGAAGCCCGCCTGGCCGCACCGAGTCCTGCGGAAGGCCGAAGACGCCGGAGCGCTCGACGGACCGGCCGCCCGGCTCGGGCGGCTGCTGAACAGTGAAAACGGGGTCACGCGGCAGCTGCGCGGCCGCGCACTGGGGCACCCGCTGCACCCGCTCGCGGTGACCGTCCCGATCGGCGCCTGGCTGTGCTCGGCGGTGTTCGACCTGCTCCCGGACGGCCGGGACGCGGCCCGCCGCCTGGTCGCGACCGGCCTGCTGACCGCCCCGGCGGCGATGGTGCTCGGGCTGGCCGACTACTCGGGTCTCGACGTGCGGCAACGGCGGGTCGGGCTGGTCCACGCGGTCGCCAACGCGACGGCGACGGCGCTGTTCGGCGCGTCCTACCTGGCCCGGCGGCGGGGCCGCGGCGGACGGTTCCTCGCGGTGCTGGGCCTGACGGCGACCAGCGCCGGCGGCGCGCTCGGCGGCCACCTGAGCTACGCGCAGGGCGCCGGGGTGTTCCGCTGGCAGCCCCTGGACGACCTGGCCCCGGCCGAGCTCGCGGGCGAAGACCCGGCGCGGCCGCGCAACCCCGCCTGA
- a CDS encoding FkbM family methyltransferase yields MDTIELHSINPWEVSFLREEVGAYFARGVELTPGATVLDVGANVGVFSAAVYERLDGDVRIYAFEPLPPLHATLERNGRDFFGGRLTALPYGLAAAEDELDFSYFPAATIFSSSWRDASNVEAEQQRVTASIVEMIRRGGLGAGLRRVPAPVLRGIVGRKLRVMRELETHRVRVRPLSAVLDEQRIDRVDLLKVDVEGAELDVLRGLEDRHWPLVRQAVVEVEGWRRHRDTVREVFATRGFTVEAVQDPVQEAADIGMVFAVR; encoded by the coding sequence ATGGACACGATCGAGCTCCACAGCATCAACCCGTGGGAGGTGTCCTTCCTGCGCGAGGAGGTGGGCGCCTACTTCGCCCGCGGCGTCGAGCTCACGCCCGGGGCGACCGTCCTCGACGTCGGGGCCAACGTCGGCGTCTTCTCCGCGGCGGTGTACGAGCGGCTGGACGGCGACGTGCGGATCTACGCCTTCGAGCCGCTCCCGCCCCTGCACGCGACGCTGGAGCGCAACGGCCGCGACTTCTTCGGCGGCAGGCTGACCGCGTTGCCCTACGGCCTGGCGGCGGCCGAGGACGAGCTCGACTTCAGCTACTTCCCGGCGGCGACCATCTTTTCGTCGTCGTGGCGGGACGCTTCGAACGTCGAGGCCGAGCAGCAGCGGGTCACCGCGAGCATCGTCGAGATGATCCGCCGGGGTGGGCTGGGCGCCGGGCTGCGCCGCGTGCCGGCACCCGTCCTGCGCGGGATCGTCGGGCGCAAGCTGCGGGTGATGCGGGAGCTGGAAACCCACCGCGTCCGCGTCCGGCCGCTGTCGGCGGTGCTCGACGAGCAGCGCATCGACCGCGTCGACCTGCTGAAGGTCGACGTCGAGGGCGCCGAGCTCGACGTGCTGCGCGGCCTCGAAGACCGGCACTGGCCGCTGGTCCGGCAGGCCGTCGTCGAAGTCGAAGGGTGGCGGCGGCACCGCGACACCGTCCGCGAGGTCTTCGCCACGCGCGGGTTCACGGTCGAGGCCGTGCAGGACCCCGTCCAGGAGGCGGCCGACATCGGGATGGTGTTCGCGGTCCGCTAA